The Bos taurus isolate L1 Dominette 01449 registration number 42190680 breed Hereford chromosome 18, ARS-UCD2.0, whole genome shotgun sequence nucleotide sequence CTAGTCAGGGGAgccctctctgaggaggtgacatttgggcTAAGACCTGAAGGATAAAATGCAGGCAATCTCACAAGATTTAGGGGGAAGAACAGCTAGGATAGGAAAGAGTCGAGCAAGTGCCTGAGTTGGGATTGAGTCTGAGCGAACAGGCAGGCAGGTTGGAGGGCTGGCCAGAGCACAACAGGGAAGAGGCCatcagaaaggaaggagggaggcagtTCCCGGGGGCCCCGGTGACAACTTGTCCTTCCCTCCCAGGGAGATGGAGCCACAGGAGGGCTCTGAGCAGGGAGGCACATGACCTGATGCAGTTGCCCACAGGGTCCCTCTGGCTTTGCGTGGGGGGGCAGAAAGCAAGAAGAGGCTGCTACGATACAGGACAGCGGACGAGACAGCAAAGGCAggatttgggaattttttttttttttaagatttacttatttttggctgcactgcgtcttcattgctgcatacaGGCTTCCTCTGGTTGTAGAGAGTACAGGTTctaggcacgcaggctcagtggttgcagttcttgggctccagagcttgggctcagtagcgGTGGAGTACAgccttagttgttccatggcatgtgggatcttccatgaacttgtgtcctctgcattggcaagtggattcttaaccactgggcaaccagagACCCCCTGGAAATATTTTGGAGGAGGAGCTGCCAGGGTTTGCTGAAGGATGGGATGTGGATGTGAGAATAGCCTAGGATGACTTGAAGTGCTGCAGTTGGAGGAGCTGCGAAAGCAGTTCCAGGTATGGAGATGGGGGCTCCAAGGGGAGGAGTGGGTTCTGGCTTCACCGAGTTCAGGCTGCTTCCCGCCCCACCTGGGGCTGGGGACCGAGGCGGAAGGTTGGGTGTGAGGTACCACTtatcccagggtcaggggagagGCCTCAGCATCCTCTTGGTTCCCTCAGTGACCCCCAAGCTACCCTCTACATGCTCCGGGGGTGCTGGACACTTCTGGCATGGTCCCTGCAGCCACAGACCCCTGGATGGTTCAGCACCTCTGAGAAACTGGCCAGCATCCTGGCAAGTCGGCCAGGCCACCTCCCTCACTCACAGACCCACACAAGCCTTTGTTCTGACCATTTATTAGGGAACCTTCTCTTAATCACTGAgggtgggaagaaggaaggaggcatggaggcctcctctccctctcctctgccctcccccagaCCTCCAAGTCCCCTTGGAGGAACCACTGCTTCTCACTGCAGGCTGGGACCCCCAATGACAACAGGGTCTCTGACTGATCCCCAGGAACCCTGGAGTCCAGAGGCCCAGGTGGGGAGTGGACATGAAGAAGGTAGATGTCGGGACAGACTCAGGACACCAGGTCCCAGGGGCCAGGGACCCCTAAGCTCCAGGAAGTGGTGACAACCCTACTGGCCAACAAGGATGAGTCCTCAGCTCGAGGCAGGCTGGCCCGGGAGCCTGGGCTTCTGGGGCTGGTTGGGGCCGATGTACTGGAGAGGCACGTGGGTGGGGGTGGTGATCCGATCGGTGCCGAGGTAGGGCTGGAGGGCAGGGGGCACGAGCACTGAGCCGTCCTGGGGAGAGAGCAGGCCTCAGGCGGCTGCCCAGCCGGCCTTCCAGCCTCCGGCCCCCGCCTCCCACCATGGGATCctcccgccgcccccgcccctcaCCTTCTGCTGATAGCTCTCCAGGAGGGCGATGAGGAGACGAGGGACAGCACAGCCCGTGGCATTCACCTGAGAGGAGGGGACGCTCAGATCCAGGCTCCAGTGGGCCCAGGGGAGGGGCTGCAGTGGTGGGTCTCCGGCATGGGGGTGCAGGGCAGGGCGGGCAAGGGTGTGGGCTCACCGTGTGTGCGAACTGCAGCTCCCCGGCCTCGGTCTGGAACATGATGTGTAAACGGCGGCTCTGGAAGTCCGTGCAGTTGGAAGCACTGGTGACCTGGgcgtgggggttggggtgggctgAGACGATGGGCTGTGGGGAGCAGTGAGGGGGGTCCTCTTTCCCACCCTGAGGGCCCCGCTGGACAGGGGGCTCACCTCACCGAACCGGCCTCGCCCTGGCATCCAGGCCTCAATGTCGAACTTGCGGTAGGCGGGCAGGCCCAGCTCCTGTGTGGGCATGTCCAGGACTCTGCAGCCCCGGAGAAAGACAGGGCAAAGGGCAGTGGGTgagaggtgggggggtggggtgcagtggGAGGTGATGGAAGGGTAGGAAGCCCCAAAAGAGGGAAACGGAGGTAATAAAGAGATGACGGTGGCAAAGGGGACGAGATGGCCAAGACACCGGGCTGTTTGTTCACCAGGGCTCTTCTTCCTTCTATAGATAGCAACAGCACCCCCAGATTTCTGTAATGGGTCACTCAGAAAAAAGTCCACCCTCCTCAGCCTCTCCTGAAAATGTGTGACTGACAGGGTGAGCGAGGCGGTGGGGCTCGCGCCGTCCGGTCACCCCCTTAGAGGGAAGGGGTGTGCCCTCTCCCCAACCTCCCCTTCCCACTGGAAGGTAAAAAgccatcctggggcttccctggtggctcagtggttaagaatccacctgccaatgcagggaacatggcttcgatctctgatccaggaagatctcacatgctgtggagcagcagAGCACAcgcgccgcaactactgagcctgcgctctggagcccgggagctgctACCACTGAACCCTCGCATTTCAACTATGGAAGCCTGAGcttccagagcccatgctccacgagagaagtcactgcaaggagaagcccgcaCACGGCCACTGGACAGCAGCTCCCGCTCGCTGCGactggagaaaagcccgcacagcagtgAAGAGCCAGCACCACCAATAACAacaataagtaaacaaaacagtATCTTAAAAAGCCATCTTGGACTAGGCAGATGAGACAGCATGCTAGGGTCGGGGAGTCACAGGAGGGAAGGGAGCTTGTCTTGACACTGGACTTGATAGATAGACATCCTATATACAATCCTAACACGGGCAAAAGGGGGCAGGGGAGAAGAGGCGGTGAGGGTTTTCAAGATGGGGGAGCGCCCAgccagcctttccctcctccccaacccctcACCCTCTGTCCCCAACCCCAGACCCCACCATCCATCTCAGCCCCTGGCCCCTCCCCGCACCGGAAGTGCAAGCCCAGCTCTGTCAAGATCTCCATCTGAAGGGACAGGAACTCCTCCAGCAGCTCTGAGCTCTGCTCCAGCCCGGGGCCTGTCACCCCAAACATCTCCACCTGGGGCAGGGCGAGGGGCACAGGAGTCAGGAGGCACTAGGCTGTTGGGGTGTCCCCGCCACAGTCCTAGCTATGCCAACCTTGGTGAAGTGGTGTACTCGATACAGCCCCCACGGCTCCTTCCCCGTGTCTGTTTCCGCCCGGTAGCAGGTACTGGAACAAACCAtcctggtggggggtggggtgggtaagTGGGGTCAGGGAGAGGACAGGGGATGTCACAGGTGGGGACAAGTTCTACAGGAACAAGGCATCACCTGATTGGCAGGTCCCTGAAGGCCACGGAGTGGTCCATGAAGTagcctgggaggagaaggggacagaaggggtcagccagggccaccatccatccatccacaggAAACCTTTGTGGGAATTAGAAAAGGTGTCCCTTCTGGCAGACACAACCTCATGTCAGGACACGTGGCTGAACAACCTACACAACTGTACGCATAGGCCCTGGGCGTGCAGCCATCACCCCCGGGATGCTCCTGGCTGCCCCCTTTCCCTCCCGCGCCGAGGACCTGAGGGGCTCTCGCCCTGCTCTGGCCCCCAGGTGTGCTCTCACCTGCAAGTCCTACCTCCGCTGTCCCGGCCAGATTGAGGTCTTCAAAGCGGGAGGGGTCGATGTTGTAAATTTGGGATGGTTTGGCATTTGGTGTCATCCCACAGCCTTCCTGGGGAGGAGGCCAGAGGACAGGTAACCTTGGGGGGCCCCATTCTGTCATCAtatcccctgctcctcccctgGAAGGAAGGGAAGCACCCTGCatgcatgtgcgtgctcagtcactcagccatgctGACtcctttgaccccatggactgccgcccgccaggctcctctgtccacggaattttccaggcaagaagactggagggagttgccatttcctcctccaggggattatcctgacccagggatcaaacccacagctcctgcattggcaggcggattctttaccactgagccgcctgggaagccccagattcaCCCTGAGTTCCCTATTATGACGCGACCCCTTCAACCCAACCCCAGGGCAGTTTCTTCAGTGGAGACAGGCTGGTCTTGCTGCCTGGGGCCCCCATAACATGGCCTGACACATGGCTGGGCATGGGGAACGGAGTCCTCACTTACAAACACAACTCCTCGGAGAAGGTCTGGCACCGTCATGGGGGTGAAGCCCTGGGAAGGGGTAGGGAAGGGGTGAGGAGCACAGCCAGGACCCCCACCAGACCCCAAGCTCAGGCCTGAAGAACGGACACTGCAGAGGGGACTAACAGCTCCCCCGTGTCACTCTGAAGCCCATTCCACTGGAGAGGACACTGAGGCAGGCCCGAGCAGTGGGCATGGAGCTGGCCCTGGGTGCTGGGGCCCTGTCACTGGGGCCTCCCGATGTCCTCACTCAGGTTACCATACAGGGTAGTGGAGGTGTAGTTCTCCGTACAGATGTGACTGTGTCCCCCACCAGTGAACACCCTCTGTGACTCCCAGTGCCCTCAGGACAGTCCGGGTCCCTCACTGTGACCAGCGTCCCATTGGTCGCTGCATGACCAGCCCTCAGCCCTTGCCGACCCCCCCAGTCTCAGCAGACACTGTTCTTTCCCCAACACTCGCTGTCCACTGCAGGCAGGCAGTGAGGGCCAATGGTGACAGGTGCAGGCTCTCGGGCGAGCCCCACACGTGAGCCAGAGGTCCTGGACAGTTCCTCCCTCTCCAGgcctcaatttctccatctctaaaGGGGACAGTAACAGCACGCTCCTCTTAACGCTGCCCTAAGAATGAAGTATGCCAATGATACACATAAGCTCTGAAAACAGTGACTGGAGTAGAGGCACCCCCTCCTCTCCACCTTGAGCCTTTGGAGCTCAGCGTCGATGCCACCCCCTCCAGGCAGCCCTCCCATCCTGGCCCATACCCGGTGGATGAGCTTGTTGAGTGTGAAGTTGACCAGGCCGTGCTGCAGGAGGGCCCCAGCCCCGCGCAGGTAATAGGAGCGGTGGCCAGACACATGGGACAGGCGCCTGGGAGACAGATGGGCAGACAGGTGGGGGCCTGTAGGCCGGGGCTGGTGGGGGAAGAAGGGGGACTCTAGCACCCCGGGGCAGAGGCCCAGCTGCCAGGCGGGAGGCCGGTCATCAAACATTCATGccgggcgaggccctggtggttCCACATCCCATGCTGAGCCCAGTGAAGTGGAGCCGGCAGCCagctgctggggtggggggttgctGAATggcagggtctgggaggggggGCTCACTTCTGACGGATGATGTCGAGTTTCTCGGCTATTTCCAGGTGGCCCCGGGGTTGGAAGGAGAAAGCTGTATATGGATGAAAAGCAATGGGGTAAGAGGAGAAGAGACAGGGAACAGGGGATAGAGAGAAAGAGGATTAGAGAGACagtgggggaagagggagggagagaaaaggagagagaggggaggagaaagagccagacacacacacacacacaggaacacacacacacgagacagTGTGAGAAAGCCCAGGGCTCTACAGGCTCCGGCCACAGTCCCAGACCCCAGGAGCCCCCGCCCTCAGCCTGGGGTCCCCCAGCCTGGGCTATGGCCTACCTGGCTTGTCTCCAACCACATGGAGCACGCGGGCCTGGCTTTCGTCCCCGACAGGCTGTGGGAAACAGTGGGTGTCAGAGGGAAGGTGGCGCCGGACAGGGCCCTGGCCTCCCCTGCCGCCCGGCGAGGTGCTCACCACGTCTGGGTGGGTCTGGTTGGGCAGCCTCAGTGCCCGCAGGTAGAACTGCTCTTCGAGCTGGGCCTCCTTGGGGTAGAGGAGTGTGAGCTGCTTCCGGATCTCCCGGCCACGTGCCCGCAGACTCTGATATTGGGGGTCCTGGGAACGGGACACGTGGGGTCAGCCCAGGAGAGGGTGGGGTCCTGGCTAGGATAACCTCTGTGGTGGACTTTGTTGCTTCTTCTTCAGGCTCAACATCCTGAATTTCCTTTCAGGAACCTCCCCTCACCACCTCGTGGCATGTCCACAAGGACATGCCTCTGGCTTGGCCTACTAGAACATTCCATTGCTTGGCCAAAGTGATTGGCTTAAAGACAGGCACGTGATCCAAGACAAACTCATGACAATCAGCCCCAGGGCTTTGTCTGGAAGTATCAAGAAAATGGTCCTCTTTGCACCAAACCTTGTCTTCCGTGCCCTCAAGGGGAGAAAGCTGAACCAAATATGGAGGAGCCAGGAGCTGGATCCAGCTGTACCTGAAGCCAGGATTTTTATGAATCAACACAGCCTGTTGTTATTTTTCTTACTCTTACTTGAGTTACGTTTTCCATCACATACAATGGAGACTGTATGACTGATAATGGTTATCTGTGCTGCCCACCCCCGATCAGGGACAGGATATCAACTCTCTGTAGTACCTGCTGCACTTGACTGTTGTCCTGGTTTACCTGGTAGAAAAGAGATGAGGAGGTGATTAGAGTGATGGAGTTGGGGAtgagggggaggggaaagaggggTGAAAGGGCAGGGCTAGGGGATCTGAATTCCTTGCTCTGCCAGTGCCTGGCTGGACCCTCCTCCACCCTGTACCTCAGTTTCTCTATTAGTAAAACTGGGAGGAGGCAAGATAACATAACAGCAATCACACCCTGTAGCTCAGTTTAGTGCTGCCTCATGTCTAGCCATGGGCAGAGGACTCTCAGATGATCCTTTTTCTTCATAACCCCCACTATAAGGTTCGTATCAATGTGATTCCCATTTtgttgatgagaaaactgagactcggAATGGTAAAGTCTATGAGCATGCACATGGAGGCCTGACACCAACGGTCTTTGATGCTCGGAAACTTCTGTGTTCCTGAGCACCAGGGAATGCAGCAGAACTGGGTCTGAAAGTTGGGTGCCAACCAGAGTGTGCTCTTGGGCAAATCTCTTCCCCTCTCCAAGCCTTGGTATCCTGGTCTGTGAAATGGGCTGAGGGCAGGAGCTCCCCAGTCAGGCTGTTGCATGGTGTCCCCCAGATGATgagctagggacttccctggtggtccagtggttaagaatcagccccAGGGATGCCTGGGCCCTGGACGCTTGTGGTGTGAGACGATGAATGTCCATATCCTTCAAACTCCTGAAACTGGGTTTCCCGTTACCTGTAGCCAGAGGCATCTTGCTGCCAGCCCCACACCTGCTCAGGACCCCGTGCTCACCACCAGGGCCCGCACTGCCTCTGTCacagcctccttctcctcctccaggctCCGGATCTGTTCCCGCAGCTGCCTCAGCTCCTGCCATGTTGAGATCTGggataaaatatacatagaatTTTGCACATTAACTgttttttaagtgtacatttcagtggcattaaatacatttatattgtgCTAGCATCACAACTACCCATCTCCGGAACCACTGaaccttcccaaactgaaactgtaCCCATTAGACATTCCTGCACCTGCCAACTACCATTCTatattctgtctctgtggatttgacTGAGACAAATCCAGAAGCCTCACAGAACTGGAATCACACAGTGCTTGCCCTTTTGCGACTGGCTTACTTCACCTAGCATAACGAATTTAAGATAAATCCATTTTgcagtatgggcttcccaggtggctcagtgctaaagaatccacctgccaatgcaggagacacaggggtcgggaagatcccctggaggaggaaatggcaagaaatggcaacccactctagtgttcttgctggaaaatctcatggacggaggaggctggcaggctacagtccatggagttgcaaagaggcagacatgactgatcagctGAGCACTCACATTGTAGCATGTGTcggaatttccttcctttttaaggctgaatgttATTCCATTGCAAGTATTTACCACATTTTCTTACAAgattctttttgatgtggaccatttttaaagtctttattgtacTGGtcacagtattgcttctgtttcacgtTTTGGTTTTTGGCCTCAGTGCTCGTGGGGTCTTAggttcctggccagggatcgaacctgcatcccctgctttggaccatgaagtcttaaccactggattaccaggcaagtccctaccacattttctctatccattcattgattagtggacacttgggttacttccaccttttggccactgtgaataatgctgctataaacacgaACATACAGGTAGgtatctgtttgagtccctgcttttctttttttttttggggggggggtatgtactcagaagtgggattgctggattacatagtaattctatgtttaattttttgaggaactgccatatgtttgtttct carries:
- the SARS2 gene encoding serine--tRNA ligase, mitochondrial precursor, whose product is MAASIVRRLGPLVAGRGLRLRGGCVCNQSFKRSFATERQDRNLLYEHAREGYSALPLLDMESLCAYPEDAARALDLRKGELRSKDLPGIISTWQELRQLREQIRSLEEEKEAVTEAVRALVVNQDNSQVQQDPQYQSLRARGREIRKQLTLLYPKEAQLEEQFYLRALRLPNQTHPDVPVGDESQARVLHVVGDKPAFSFQPRGHLEIAEKLDIIRQKRLSHVSGHRSYYLRGAGALLQHGLVNFTLNKLIHRGFTPMTVPDLLRGVVFEGCGMTPNAKPSQIYNIDPSRFEDLNLAGTAEVGLAGYFMDHSVAFRDLPIRMVCSSTCYRAETDTGKEPWGLYRVHHFTKVEMFGVTGPGLEQSSELLEEFLSLQMEILTELGLHFRVLDMPTQELGLPAYRKFDIEAWMPGRGRFGEVTSASNCTDFQSRRLHIMFQTEAGELQFAHTVNATGCAVPRLLIALLESYQQKDGSVLVPPALQPYLGTDRITTPTHVPLQYIGPNQPQKPRLPGQPASS